The genomic segment TTCTTGTGGACGAGACCACCCGGGTCCTGGTGCAGGGGATCACGGGGTACCAGGGCGCCTTCCACACGGCCCGCATGCTGGAGTTCGGGACCCGGGTGGTGGCGGGCGTCACGCCCGGAAAAGGGGGGGAGCGGGTGCACGGGGTCCCCGTCTTCGACACCGTGGAGGAGGCGGTCCGGGCCACGGGGGCGACCGCCAGCTGCGTGTTCGTGCCTGCCCGGTTCGCTTGCGATGCCGTGCTGGAAGCGGTGGAGGCCGGCCTGGATCCCATCGTGGTGATCACGGAGCACATCCCGGTGCACGACACCATCCGGATGGTGGAGGCGGCTCGGCGCCGGGGGATCCGCATCATCGGTCCCAACGGCCCCGGGGTCACCTCCGCGGGCAAATGCAAGATCGGGATCATGCCGAACAACCTCTTCCGGCCGGGACCCGTGGGCCTCGCCTCCCGCTCGGGAACCCTCACCTACGAGATCGTGGCCTCCCTCACCCGGGCGGGGATCGGACAGTCCACCGCGGTGGGCATGGGTGGGGATCCGGTGATCGGCACGAGCTTCGTGGAACTCCTGGGAGCCTTCGAACAGGATCCTCAGACGGAGGTGGTGGTGCTCGTGGGTGAGATCGGGGGGACCGCGGAGGAGGAGGCTGCGGCCTACATCCGGGATCGCGTGCGCAAGCCCGTGGTGGCGTACGTGGCAGGCCGGACCGCTCCTCCCGGCAAGCGCATGGGGCATGCGGGGGCCGTGATCTCCGGCAGCGAGGGAACCGCCCAGGCGAAGATCGAGGCTCTGCAGGCCGCGGGGGTGGCGGTGGCGGAGCTGCCCACCCAGGTCGCTTCCCTGGTGGCCCGGGTCCTGAACGGACGGCCCGTGGAGTGAGGTGGGGTTTCTCATCCGGGTTCTGGTGAACGTCGTGGGGCTGGGGCTTGCTCCCCGGATCTTCCCCGGGGCACTGGGGGTGGAGGACGGGCGGACCCTCGTGGGCGCGGCCCTCTTGCTGGCGGTGGTCAACGTTACCCTCCGTCCCGTGCTGCTTCTCATCGCCCTCCCCCTGAATCTC from the Armatimonadota bacterium genome contains:
- the sucD gene encoding succinate--CoA ligase subunit alpha; translated protein: MSILVDETTRVLVQGITGYQGAFHTARMLEFGTRVVAGVTPGKGGERVHGVPVFDTVEEAVRATGATASCVFVPARFACDAVLEAVEAGLDPIVVITEHIPVHDTIRMVEAARRRGIRIIGPNGPGVTSAGKCKIGIMPNNLFRPGPVGLASRSGTLTYEIVASLTRAGIGQSTAVGMGGDPVIGTSFVELLGAFEQDPQTEVVVLVGEIGGTAEEEAAAYIRDRVRKPVVAYVAGRTAPPGKRMGHAGAVISGSEGTAQAKIEALQAAGVAVAELPTQVASLVARVLNGRPVE
- a CDS encoding phage holin family protein, with product MGFLIRVLVNVVGLGLAPRIFPGALGVEDGRTLVGAALLLAVVNVTLRPVLLLIALPLNLLTLGLATLGVNTLLLYLVVWSLGIPHGGIVALFAVSLFLSVLGVLLAAVMGP